CCGGGGAGCCTCACACACCTTCCGCGCCTCGTGCATGAGGTTCTCCGTACGCACTGGCAGTCGCTCGCTGATTGGATTACGCCCCTGAAACCATCGGTACGTTCTAGTCATCATGCATTGCCACCCCAGCCCCCCAGAGGAACAGAATGATTGCGACGACTCCTGTGAGAACTCCGGCAGTGAGCCACTCCTGGGTATAGAGGCCGAGCGTAACGAAGCCGGGCACGCCGAGAAGCAGCACGAGAAAGCCACAGCCTCTGATCGTTTTTCTGTCCTCATCTCGCCGCTGCAGCCTGGCTTGCTCAGCCGCCTCTCGTCTCATTCGCTTGGCTTCGACTCCGCCCTGCTTCTTTCCTACTTTCTTCTCAACGGGTGCGTCTTGCCTCGACGGCTCATTGTTCGGAGGGTGCGGCGTCGACGGACCGTGGATATGCACGTCCCCGTACACGTTGCCGAACTGCCCTGCTACGCCGTAGATGTGGCCACTGATTTCGTTTTCGATGTCCTGCCGGTCGAAGTCGTCCTGCGGGGCTCCCATGAACAAGAAGTTACTGCAAACGCCATCACCTGTTAGTCGAATCAAGTAGTTCGACCCACGACCACAGGCTGCCTCCGTTCATGCGATGCGCCAGAGAGGTGCCACGTACTGTTCCGGACGCGCACTGACCATGAGGCTGCGGAGCTCATCTCGCCGGGATCCGCCGAGTCGCAAGACCTCGGAGAGGCGGCGGAGGGTGGTGTGGGTGACTCCACGGGCTCGGGCTTCGGCCTGGAACTCGTCGAGTCGGAACAACACACTGGCGAGATCGGGCTTCGCGGGTGGCTGCTGCTTGAGGCGTGCTGCCTTGTCGCGTTCGTAGTCGATCTCGGAGAAGCCGCAGATCTCGCGGCTGTACGCCTCGGCTTCGGTCAGTGTGGTGGTCGTCATGACGGAGCGGGCCAGGGTGTTGCGGTCGAGGGCGTTGTCCAGGTCGACTTCGTGGACCGTGGGTCCTTCGTCGGTGAGAGATACGGGGAGGCCGGCGTCTCGAACTTCGCAGGTGCCGCGGATTCCGCGGGCCGTGGCGGTGAGCATGGCTGTGGCTTCTGAGGGGTGCCAGTCCAGGACGGCGGCGATCGAGGTCGTGTCCGCCGTGGTGAAGGTGTGGATGTGGGGGCCGAGGAGGGGGCGCAGGTCGTCGGGTGGGATCTCGCCGTCCAGTCCTGGGCCTGCGATCAGCAGTCGTACCGGGGTGTTTGTCTGGGCGCAGGCGGCGAGGGTGAGGGCGTCGGCGAGGGGGCTTTTGAGTGTGGGTTCGTCGCCGCCGGCGAGGATGTCTCCGCCGACGTCGAGCAGGTCGACGGACCTGGGGGTCAGGTGGTCCACCAGTTCTTCGAGCTGTCGGGTGATGCCCTGGGCGCCGTGGTGCGGGTCGAGCAGGGCGAGGGTGTGGGGGAGTTCTGCTGCGAGTCGGGGGAGGGTGGAGTCTGCCGGGGGGATCGGCCGGGCCTGGGGCGGTACCGAGAGGACGGAGCGGGTGAGGGGTTCGAGGCCCGTGAAGTCGTGGGGGCCGCGCGGCCCGGGGAGGGGGTCGACCAGGAGGCGGTCCCAGGCGTAGGTGAGGATCACCGCCCGCTCGTCGTCGCCGTACAGGGCGGCGTGGAGCATCGCGGCGGCCACCGCGTCGCCTCCGCCTCCTGCCGCGACGATGAGTCTCGTCATGGGGCAACGGTACGGGCTGGGAGGTAGGTCGTTCACCCTATAGTGGCTAGAGGCCATAGCCACTTTACGAGGAGGGCAGATGCCGCAGATCGAGGAGGCTCAGCCGAAGTATCTCCAGATCGCGCACTACATCCGCGATCAGATTCTTCGGGGTGACCTGCGTGCGGGGGACGAGGTTCCTTCGGAACGCCAGCTGGCTGCCGACTGGAAGGTGTCCCGGCCCACGGCGGCCCGGTCGTTGGAGGCGCTGAGCCATCAGGGGCTGGTCGAGAAGCGCCAGGGCTCGGGCACATACGTGCGCAGCCTCGAAGTCAACCGGCGGGCAAGGGAGCTGTACGGACGCGCCCGGCAGACCGGGAAGATCTACACGCCCGGCGAGTACGCGGTGATCACCTCGGCCGGCTGGGCGGACGCGCCCGCCCATGTCGCGGAGGCGCTGGGGCTGGCGAGGGGCGGCCGGGTGGTCCAACGGCGGCGGGTGACCACCAACCAGGACGGTCCCATCACCTTGTCCACCTCGTGGTTCGCGTCCGACATCGGCCGGCGCGCGCCGAAACTTCTGGAGCCCGAACGCATCCAGGAAGGCACGCTGATGTACGTGGAGGCGATGACCGGGCGCACGGGCAGCTACGCCGAGGACCGGATGTGCGCCCGGAGCGCCACCGGCGAGGAGGCGGCGGACCTCGAACTGGACCCCGGGTCAGCCGTACTGGTGGTCCATCACGTGGTCTATGACGTGCAGGACCGGGCCCTGGAGTTCTCCGAGGCGACCTATCCGCCGCACCGCTGGGCGTTCGAGCAGGGGTATCCCCTCACCTGATCGTGGGTCACTTCGCGTGAACGGCTTGCGACCTCAAGTGGCTAATGCCACCATCCAGTAAGTGGCTAAGGCCACTTACTGGAGAGGGTGGGCGAGTCGTTCGCGTGTGGCGGCGGCCTTCACCCTGGGGCGACGACCGGGATCGCGCCTCATCGAACGGTGCCGCTTCGCAGGGCGACGGCAGTGGCAAGGAGTGAGGGCCCGTGACATTCGTGATCGACCGGTACCCCGGCGAAGAGTCTCCGCGGCTCGGGGCGATGGCGTTGCAGCCGACTCCGGGCTCCGTCCCCCGGGCCCGGCACTGGTTCCGCAAGTTCATCGCCCCGTACAACCCGCTCTGCTCGGTCGACGACTGCACGCTGATGATCTCCGAGTTGGTGACCAACGCGATCCTCTACGGGCGGTCGGACGAGGAGTGGCTCGTACGGGTGGAGTGGTTCAAGGAGAAGACCTCGCTGCGGGTGGAGGTGCACAGTCCGGGGTTCCCGGCGAGCGTGCGCCTTCGCCGGCCCGACACCGACGACGCGCACGGGCGCGGTCTGCTCCTGGTCGACTCCATCGCCGACTCCTGGCACTCCGGCCCGAGCCGATTTGGCGGGACGGTCGTCTCCTTCGTGATGACCGACGCCTGGACGACGTGACGGGCGCATCACCCATTGCCCGGGGAATCGAACGCGCCGACCGGACAGAGAGACCTCTCCAGCGGGGCTCCCCCTCCCCATGTACCCCCATACCTGGATCTGCCCGGAACAGCTGATCTCTCTTCGGACACCATCCAGCAACAGGCGCCGTCGTAGGCTTCGGTTCCGCATACAGTTCGGGGCACGCATCGCCTTTGAACGCGTTCAAGAAAGCCCGCGCGGGCGAAGGCGCCATGGGAGGGACGGGGAGGAGCGCGGTGATGCGCAAGGGGACCAAGGCCGCTGTGGTGGGCGGTGTGTGTGTCGTGCTGGTCGGTGGGGCGGTGTACGGCGGATACAACATCGTCTCGGCGCTGGAGGGGGACGCGACCGCGAGCGGGCCGGCGCCCGCGCGGACGGGGCCGCCGACGCGGGACGAGGTGAAGGACACCACGTCGAAGTTCTTCGCGGCCTGGGAGAAGGGCGACGCGACGAAGGCCGCCTCGTACACCAACTTCCCGCAGGATGCCCAGCAGTTGCTGTCCTCCTACGGACACGAGGCGCACATCACGGATGTGAAGATCGCGCCGGGGTCCGCCGTCGGCACCACCGTGCCCTTCTCGGTGAAGGCCACCGTGTCCTACGGCGGCAAGACCGCGCCGCTCGCCTACAGCAGCAAGCTGAGCGTGGTGCGCGGCGAGACCAGTCACCGGGCGCTCGTCGACTGGCAACCGGTGCTCGTGCACCCGCAGTTGAAGAAGGGCGACACGCTGGTCACCGGCGACTCGGCCGCCCCGCCGATCGAGGCCGTCGACCGCGACGGCAACGTTCTCACGAAGGACAAGTACCCTTCCCTGGGCCCGATCCTGGACGCGCTGCGGTCGAAGTACGGTGACAAGGCGGGCGGTTCCCCGTCCGTCGAGCTGAGCATCCACCACGCCGACACCGACGCGGCCGAGACCCCGCTCATCACCCTCGCCGAGGGCAAGCCGGGCAAGCTGCGCACGACGCTCAGCGCGAGCGCCCAGGCGGCGGCCGAGAAGGCGGTGGACAAGTTCGCGGAGTCCTCCGTCGTGGCCGTCCAGGCGTCCACCGGCGAGGTGCTCGCGGTCGCCAACCACCGCGCGGACGGCTTCAACGCGGCGTTCCTGGGCCAGTTGGCGCCGGGGTCCACCATGAAGATCGTCACCGCCGCCGCCCTCATCGACAACGGCCTCACCAAGGCGAGCGGGCCCGCGCCCTGTCTGCCGGACGTGCTGTGGGAGGGCCAGACCTTCCACAACCTCAAGGGCATGCAACCCGACGAGCACGCCACCCTCTCGGACAGCTTCGCCCGCTCCTGCAACACCGCCTTCATCAAGTTCACCCCCAAGCTGAAGTCCGACTCCCTCACCCGGGAGGCCCAGGAACGCTTCGGGCTCGGCCAGAACAACTGGAAGACCGGCATCCCGTCCTTCGACGGCTCGGTGCCGGCCGTCGACGGCCCGGACCGGGCGGCCAACCTGATCGGCCAGGGCCGGGTGCAGATGAGCCCGCTGAACATGGCCTCGGTGACGGCCACCGCGATCACCGGCGGCTTCCACCAGCCCGTCCTGGTCTCCGCCGGCCTCGACGACCGCGAACTGGCCACGGCCAAGGGCCTCCCGGCAAGCACCGTCATCCAGCTGCGGCAGATGATGAACCGCACCGCCACCAGCGGCACCGGCGCCGCCGCGATGTCCGGACTGAGCGGCAGCATCGGCGCGAAGACCGGCTCCGCCGAGGTCGACGGGCAGGCCAAGTCCAACAGCTGGTTCACCGGGTACCGCAACGACGTCGCGGCGGCGGCCATGACCCAGGAGGGCGGCCACGGCGGCGACGCGGCCGGCCCGATCGTCGCGGCGGTGCTGCGCGCGGCGGGCTGAGGCACCTCCGCCGCCCGGTCCGTCCCTCCCCGGGGTAGGGCCGCGCACCCGCGCCGCGCACCTCCACTGCCCCGCCCGGCGTGCGCCCCGGCGCCGTATGTCGCAGGTTGGCTACGGACGGTCCGAGTCGGCCACCGCGACGGACCCGAACCCTAGGGTGGTCCGGGCGTGTCTCATGTACGGCAGTACGGCAGCACTGCCGTAGCACGACAGCACGGCAGCACGACACCACGGGGACGACAGGACGACGGCGGCCACGGCAGCGCGGGTGGCGCGGCGGGGCCCGGCAGCGCGGAGGACGGAAGCCAGTGGGCAGGAGAAGGCGCGTCGCCGAGCGGCGCAGAACGCGGCCCGCGGTGGTCGGAGGCGTGGTCGCCGTGGTGGTGGGCGGCGCGGCGGTCGGCGCCTACACGCTCTCCGGCGGCGGCGCCGAGGCCGAGGGCCGCACCACCTCGGCGGCCGGCGCCCACAAGAAGGTGCGGACCGGGCCCGTGACGGCGCTGGAGGTCCAGACCGCGGCCGGGCGGTTCCTCACCTCCTGGCAGCAGGGCCGGGCGACCGAGGCGGCCGCCTCGACCACCGACTCCGCCGCGGCCTCCGCGCTGCTCGCCGGGTACGCCAAGGACGCCCACCTCAAGGACGTCACCCTCACCCAGGGCACCCCGCGCGGCGGCACGGTGCCGTTCTCCGTGCGGGCGACGGTCTCCTACCAGGGCGTGAACAAGCCGCTGGCGTACGACAGCGCGCTGACCGTGGTGCGCCGCGCGGAGGACGGCATACCCGTCGTCGACTGGCACGCGGCCGTCGTGCACCCGGACCTGAAGGACGGCGACACCCTCGTCACCGGGGCGTCCGGCACCCCGCCGGTCAAGGCCCTGGACCGCGACGGCGGCGCGCTCACCACGGCGGCGTACCCGTCGCTGGGCTCGGTCCTGGACGGGCTGCGCGAGAAGTTCGGGAAGACGGCGGGCGGCCGGGCGGGCGTCGAGCTGCGCGTGGTGCGCGGCGCCGCCTCCAAGAAGGGCAAGCTGGCGGACAAGACCCTCGTCGAGCTGAGCAAGGGCACCCCGGGCACCGTGCGCACGACGCTGAGCCCGGCGCTCCAGTCGGCCGCCGAGCAGCAGGTCGCCGGGCGGGCCCGCGCCTCGGTGGTGGTGCTGCGCCCGTCCACCGGCGAGATACTCGCGGTGGCCAACAGCGGGCACGGCTTCGACACCGCCCTCCAGGGCTCCCTGGCGCCCGGCTCCACGATGAAGGTGATCACCGCCTCGCTGCTGCTCGACAAGAAGCTGGCGGCCGTGGACAAGGAGCACCCGTGCCCCAAGACGTTCAGCTACGGCGGCTGGACGTTCCACAACGACGACGACTTCGAGATCAAGGGCGGCACCTTCAAGGCGAGCTTCGCCCGCTCCTGCAACACGGCCTTCATCAGCCAGGCGGGCAAGCTGAAGGACGACGACCTGACGCGGCAGGCCCGTGAGGTGTTCGGGCTGGCGCGGGACGACTGGTCGATCGGGGTGCCGTCCTTCGACGGCGCGGTGCCGGTGCAGTCGGCCGCGCAGAAGGCCGCCTCGCTCATCGGCCAGGGCGGCGTCCGGATGAACCCGCTCAACATGGCGTCGGTGGCCGCGACCGTCCGGGCGGGCACCTTCCACCAGCCCTACCTGGTCTCCCCGGACACCGGCAAGCGCAAGCGGGCCACGGCCTCGCGCACGCTGTCCGCGTCCACCCTGTCCCAGCTGCGGGAGCTGATGCGGTACACGGCCGCCTCCGGCACCGCCGCCCAGGCGATGGCCGGGCTCGGCCCCGACTACGGCGCGAAGACGGGGTCGGCGGAGGTCGACGGACAGGAGAAGCCGAACGGCTGGTTCACCGCCTACCGCGGCGACCTCGCCGCGGCCGGTGTGGTCCAGGCGGGCGGCCACGGCGGCGACACGGCGGGCCCGATCGTCGCGGCCCTGCTGAAGAAGGGCGGCTGAGCCGTGGGGAACGGCGGCTGAGCCTCGGGGAACGGCGGCTGAACCGCGGGGAACGGCGGCTGAGCCCTGCCGGGATCCAGGCAGGCTCAGTGGTGCGCCATCGCCGTCGCCGCGGCGGCGGTGTACGTACGCCGCAGAAATCTGAGCAGCGTCTTCGTCTCGAACTGCACCACCGAGACGCCCCGCGGCGAGTGGAACTCCACCACGGCCTGCACCCGGCCGCACGGCCACACCCGCACCTCGCCGGTGCCGGTCGGGGCCCGCAGCCCCTGTTCGAGCAGCGACCGGGAGAACGTCCGCTCGGGCAGGCCGGGCAGAGCCATCCGGACCGCGCCCGGGTCGTCCTGGGGGTCGTAGCGCAGGACGACCGGGACACCGCAGTGCTCGTCCTGATGGTCGTCCTCGGTGACGACACGGGCTCGCGCGTACTGTTCGACTGCGGTCATCGGACGGCCCCTCACACTAGGTGACCTCGACGCGAGGCGGACACCAGCGAGACGTTTACTCGCTTCTGCACTCCTCTTTACCAATGTCCCACATCTGCGGTTTCATGCCCCCGCGTCCCGATCCGCTTCCCGCGCCGGTCCCGATCCGGCCCGCACTCGCCGCAGATGCATACCACCTCGCTCTTGCAAGAGGTTCGCAACACGCCACTATCATCGAACGGTGCATGTGCCTGACGGATTCATCAACGCTCCCACGTCCGCTGTCACCGGAGTCATCGCCGCCGGTGCCGTAGCGGTGAGCCTGCGCGGCGCGCGCCGGGAACTCGACGAGCGGACCGCACCGCTCGCCGGCCTGGTCGCCGCGTTCATCTTCGCGGTGCAGATGCTCAACTTCCCGGTCGCGGCCGGAACCAGCGGCCACCTCCTGGGCGGGGCGCTGGCCGCGATACTCGTGGGCCCCTACACCGGGGTCCTGTGCGTCTGCGTGGTCCTGCTCATGCAGGGCATCCTCTTCGCCGACGGCGGCCTGACCGCGCTCGGCGTCAACATCACCGACATGGCGCTCGTCACCACGGTCGTCGCCTACGCGGTCTTCCGCGGCCTGGTGAAGGTGCTGCCGCGCCGCCGCCGCTCGGTCACGGTCGCCTCCTTCGTGGCCGCGCTGCTCTCCGTCCCGGCCGCCTCCGTCGCCTTCACGCTGATCTACGCGGTCGGCGGCACCACCGATGTGGCCATCGGCAAGGTCGCCACCGCCATGATCGGCGT
The sequence above is drawn from the Streptomyces sp. SAT1 genome and encodes:
- a CDS encoding DUF1152 domain-containing protein, which encodes MTRLIVAAGGGGDAVAAAMLHAALYGDDERAVILTYAWDRLLVDPLPGPRGPHDFTGLEPLTRSVLSVPPQARPIPPADSTLPRLAAELPHTLALLDPHHGAQGITRQLEELVDHLTPRSVDLLDVGGDILAGGDEPTLKSPLADALTLAACAQTNTPVRLLIAGPGLDGEIPPDDLRPLLGPHIHTFTTADTTSIAAVLDWHPSEATAMLTATARGIRGTCEVRDAGLPVSLTDEGPTVHEVDLDNALDRNTLARSVMTTTTLTEAEAYSREICGFSEIDYERDKAARLKQQPPAKPDLASVLFRLDEFQAEARARGVTHTTLRRLSEVLRLGGSRRDELRSLMVSARPEQYVAPLWRIA
- a CDS encoding GntR family transcriptional regulator; translation: MPQIEEAQPKYLQIAHYIRDQILRGDLRAGDEVPSERQLAADWKVSRPTAARSLEALSHQGLVEKRQGSGTYVRSLEVNRRARELYGRARQTGKIYTPGEYAVITSAGWADAPAHVAEALGLARGGRVVQRRRVTTNQDGPITLSTSWFASDIGRRAPKLLEPERIQEGTLMYVEAMTGRTGSYAEDRMCARSATGEEAADLELDPGSAVLVVHHVVYDVQDRALEFSEATYPPHRWAFEQGYPLT
- a CDS encoding ATP-binding protein, translating into MTFVIDRYPGEESPRLGAMALQPTPGSVPRARHWFRKFIAPYNPLCSVDDCTLMISELVTNAILYGRSDEEWLVRVEWFKEKTSLRVEVHSPGFPASVRLRRPDTDDAHGRGLLLVDSIADSWHSGPSRFGGTVVSFVMTDAWTT
- a CDS encoding penicillin-binding transpeptidase domain-containing protein; amino-acid sequence: MRKGTKAAVVGGVCVVLVGGAVYGGYNIVSALEGDATASGPAPARTGPPTRDEVKDTTSKFFAAWEKGDATKAASYTNFPQDAQQLLSSYGHEAHITDVKIAPGSAVGTTVPFSVKATVSYGGKTAPLAYSSKLSVVRGETSHRALVDWQPVLVHPQLKKGDTLVTGDSAAPPIEAVDRDGNVLTKDKYPSLGPILDALRSKYGDKAGGSPSVELSIHHADTDAAETPLITLAEGKPGKLRTTLSASAQAAAEKAVDKFAESSVVAVQASTGEVLAVANHRADGFNAAFLGQLAPGSTMKIVTAAALIDNGLTKASGPAPCLPDVLWEGQTFHNLKGMQPDEHATLSDSFARSCNTAFIKFTPKLKSDSLTREAQERFGLGQNNWKTGIPSFDGSVPAVDGPDRAANLIGQGRVQMSPLNMASVTATAITGGFHQPVLVSAGLDDRELATAKGLPASTVIQLRQMMNRTATSGTGAAAMSGLSGSIGAKTGSAEVDGQAKSNSWFTGYRNDVAAAAMTQEGGHGGDAAGPIVAAVLRAAG
- a CDS encoding penicillin-binding transpeptidase domain-containing protein; the encoded protein is MGRRRRVAERRRTRPAVVGGVVAVVVGGAAVGAYTLSGGGAEAEGRTTSAAGAHKKVRTGPVTALEVQTAAGRFLTSWQQGRATEAAASTTDSAAASALLAGYAKDAHLKDVTLTQGTPRGGTVPFSVRATVSYQGVNKPLAYDSALTVVRRAEDGIPVVDWHAAVVHPDLKDGDTLVTGASGTPPVKALDRDGGALTTAAYPSLGSVLDGLREKFGKTAGGRAGVELRVVRGAASKKGKLADKTLVELSKGTPGTVRTTLSPALQSAAEQQVAGRARASVVVLRPSTGEILAVANSGHGFDTALQGSLAPGSTMKVITASLLLDKKLAAVDKEHPCPKTFSYGGWTFHNDDDFEIKGGTFKASFARSCNTAFISQAGKLKDDDLTRQAREVFGLARDDWSIGVPSFDGAVPVQSAAQKAASLIGQGGVRMNPLNMASVAATVRAGTFHQPYLVSPDTGKRKRATASRTLSASTLSQLRELMRYTAASGTAAQAMAGLGPDYGAKTGSAEVDGQEKPNGWFTAYRGDLAAAGVVQAGGHGGDTAGPIVAALLKKGG
- a CDS encoding SsgA family sporulation/cell division regulator is translated as MTAVEQYARARVVTEDDHQDEHCGVPVVLRYDPQDDPGAVRMALPGLPERTFSRSLLEQGLRAPTGTGEVRVWPCGRVQAVVEFHSPRGVSVVQFETKTLLRFLRRTYTAAAATAMAHH
- a CDS encoding energy-coupling factor ABC transporter permease; the encoded protein is MHVPDGFINAPTSAVTGVIAAGAVAVSLRGARRELDERTAPLAGLVAAFIFAVQMLNFPVAAGTSGHLLGGALAAILVGPYTGVLCVCVVLLMQGILFADGGLTALGVNITDMALVTTVVAYAVFRGLVKVLPRRRRSVTVASFVAALLSVPAASVAFTLIYAVGGTTDVAIGKVATAMIGVHVLIGIGEAAITALTVGAVIAVRPDLVYGARGLEQRLKLRVGGELVDAPAAGPAPVPAAATTARPHRKLWITGLVTSLVLAGFVSFYASASPDGLEKVAHDKGIDQKEEAHASADSPLADYGVKDISDARLSGGLAGVIGVGVTVAVGSGVFWVVRRRRTAGSETPSSQAAA